CGGTAACGCTTGTCGAATGAATCCACTACCGATATTAATTCCTTGTCATCGTGTTGTCGCTCAAAAAACAGTGGGTGGCTATAAAGGGGAAAAAATAGCCATAAAAAAATGGCTATTAACCCATGAAATTTCCTGCCTTAAAAACTAATTTGTAAAAATTTAAATTTAATTAAAAATAATCAATTTCTTTCTGTTTTTAACGACCTCTCAACGCCTGTAAGTTTTTATTCAAAAAATGTGTAAGTTAAAACTGAAGCACTCAACCACCCATTGTAATAAATTTTAAGTTTGTTACTCTATGTAGTGTGTGTTGTTAATGGTCTAAGGTATTAATTTTCGATAATGGTCTTGTTAGGATTTTTTTATTTGAAAGTTAATTAGTTTATCCTTATGTTATATGGAATAGATAAGGATATCTGCACTACATGGATGTAGTATAAGCAGGGATGCTACAAGGACGTTACTCAACACGGATATACCCCCTTGGGCCGTTTTACGGCCCTTTTTAATTTTATTTTTGGAAAGAATAGGACTGATTATTTTAATCCCACCAAAAGCGATGATTTTTTTCATAATAAGTTTCTACTTCTATCTTCTTATTCAGTGCATTTAATTTTAACGTAATGGCTCCTTCTGCTGCTGTATTATAAATTTTAGCACCTAAACGCTGATAACGATTTAATACGATTTGGTGAGGAAAATGAAAACGATTATGAAAACCTGTAGAAAATAAAGCATAAGCCGGCTGTACTTGATTTAAAAACGTTATACTTGAAGACGTTTTACTGCCATGATGAGGAACGACTAAAATCGTACTGAACACCTTGTTCTGTTTAGTACGCACCAAATAATCTTCCGCTTTTTTTTCGATATCGCCGACTAACAAAATACTGTGTAAATGATTACTAATTTTTAACACGCACGAACTATTATTACCTTCATAAACATCATTTGGGGGTGGATATAAAATATCGAAATTAATTCCATCCCATTCCCAATGCATGTTTTCTTTACATAAATCCATTGTTTTTTCTGGGCCTACAATTTTTAAAAACAATTTTTCGGGGATACTACTTAAAATTTTATCGACTTTTATTTGGTGTAAAATGATGTTTGCTCCACCACTATGGTCATTATCACCATGACTGATGATCATCAAATCCACTTTTTTAACGCCAATCGTTTGTAAAAAAGGAAGTACAACTAATTTTCCCGTGTCGAAAGAAGGAGTCAAACGTGGGCCTGTATCATAAATTAAAACGTGATGTTGCGTACGTACTATACTTGCTAAGCCCTGACCTACATCCAGAAGATGAATCCATACATCCCCTTGTTGCGGACCTTTCGCTTCAAAAAAAAACAAAGGCAACGCCCAAATAAAACCTAACCAGCGGCCCGGTATCCCTTTAGGCCCTAAAAGTAATAGGACCGCGATTAAACTAGCAATGAATATCCAGCGCATTGATAAATAACTGTGATATTGGGTGAATGGAATTTCTGAACAAAAACGAAGTATTTTCCAAAGGAATTCAAGTAAATGTTCTGATAAAATTAAGCTAATACTTCCTAACCTAAAACTGATTAAACTTAACAAACTACCAAATAAACTGAGTGGTAAAATGATAAATCCAATCAATGGAATAGCGATTAAATTAGCAAAAAAACTAACCCATGAAATTTGATGAAAAAACAATAACGATAAAGGAATTAATCCCAAACTTAAGGTTATTTGAATGCGACACCACGACTCCCATTTATTGAATGATTTTAGGCGATTAGAAATTGAATAAAAAATTAAAAAAACAGCGAAAAATGACAACCAGAAACTGGCTGACAAAACGACAAAAGGTTCAATCATTAATATCGCTAATAATGTAAAAAAAAATGAATATCCGTTTGTAAAATGTCTTCCGACTATTTTTGCGCTTAAAAAAACAGATAACATGAACAACGCACGTTGTGTTGGAAGAGCAAAGCCAGCTATTGCACTATAAAAAATAGCACATAAAAGCGTTAAAGCGCTTGCAATTTTAGGGGCCGGAATATATAACACAACAGAGGGTATTCGACAACAAATAAAACGAACTAGCCCATAAATAATGCCTGTAATAAAAGCGAGATGTAGCCCTGAAATGGCGAATAAATGATTTGTCCCTGTTCCTCGCATAACCTGCCATTGATCCTCAGTAATTGAAAAACGCACACCGGTCGTTAACGCATTAATCAGCCCTAATAACGGATAATTTTTTAAAATTTTTCTAACATTCGTCGTAATTTTCTCATGCAAATTATCAATAAAATAATGCTTATTTTCAGAATGGATTAAACGGACAGGAAATTTTTCGACGACATAACCTGTCGCACCTATTTTTTGCTGAAATAACTCGGCCTGATAATCAAAACAACCCGGGCTCCAAAATGAACGAGGACGATGAAGTCGCACTGTAAATTGCCAAATATCTCCTTTTTTTAAATTAATTAATCTTTTTGAATTTTTATAAAAATATACCTTAATGCGCGCAATAATAGGGTAGTGTATCGAGACAGAAGTTTCTAAACGTTGAATAAGAAAATCAAAATGCATGATACCTGAATAATTTTCAGGTATCGTTAAAATACGTCCTGTTGCACGAAGCGTCTTCCCTTCTACTTTTTTTGGCAATTGTTGAGAAAGCGAGTGATGAGCAATGATCAATGACCACGAAAAACCTAAACAACACGCTACGAAAAATAAGCTCCAGTTTGATAAAAAATAGTGTTTAAAAAAAGGAAATAGAAAGAGGACGACACTCATTAAAATTAATATATAAGTTAATTTTAATGAAGGTAAATATGAAAATTGGGTGATTCCTACCACACCTATTAAGAACCCTAATGAGAAGCGGGCCATAACTTGCTTAAGTTTTAATTTTTATTTCATTATATAGCGTCTTAGAACAACTTAGAAAGATGATTACAGTAATATCGTTATTATTTTTAACCTACGTTTAGCTTGCCTACAGTAAAGAATGGATTTAGAATAGAAACGGCTTTATTATTTTAGCTCATAAGGAATATGTTGTGCTTAAAAGGATTAAACTTCAAAATTCTTCTTCAGACAATTCTAGCGCTGAAAGTATTATTGAAAAACTGCATGCTGAAAAAATGCCAATAGTGACTAAAAAAGAAACGTGTGTCAGTAATTTTTTTACTCGAATCTTTCAAAAACTAGTCTGTTCACATCAAAATTTTTCAGATGATGAAGATGAAAGTGAAGCGATCATGATTTCCAGACAGTTCAAATAAATTAAACGGTTAATGTAAACTAAATTTTAAAGGTATTGCTAAAATCATAACAACACTGGCAACGAGTCCCGCCGCTGGAATAGTGAGTGCCCAGGCCCACATGATTCGCCGAATAGTCGGCCAATGGGTGTTTAACCAACCGTTCGTTGAACCCACTCCGAGAATTGCGCCAGTCACCGTATGGGTCGTTGAAACAGGAATCCCTAAATCGGTTGCGGCAAATAAGGTAAGCGCGGCACCCGTTGCTGCACATCCCCCACTTAACGGCGTTAACTGAGTTATTTTATTTCCTAAGGTATTGACAATACGCCAACCACCTATCAAAGTCCCTAACCCCATAACAAAATTACATGAAATAATGACCCAAAACGGAATATAAAAATGTCCATTCAAAAGACCCGTAGAAAATAATAAGACCGCAATGATACCCATCGTTTTTTGAGCATCATTTCCACCATGACCTAAACTTAATAAAGCTCCTGCAATAAATTGTGCGCGTCTCGCCCAACATTGAGTTTTACTGGAATCTATATCTTTTAAAAAAGTGTGCGTCAATTTTATTAACAACCAACTGATGGATAGCCCTAATAAAGGCGATAAAACGATTGCTATCAATACAGGTAATAATCCATGCCAGTTTAAAACATGCCAGCCTCCTTCCACCAAAGCTGCACCCACTAAGCCCCCTATTAATCCATGAGATGAACTGGAAGGTAAACCAAAATACCAGGTTAAAAGATTCCAAATAATCGCTCCCATCAGTGCTGCAAAAAGTACAAAAGGGGAAATGATGTGGGGTTCTATAAGCCCTGAACCAACCGTTGTTGCCACGTTTAAATGGAAAAATAAGAACGCAATAAAGTTAAAAAATGCAGCCCATAATACGGCGGTTAAAGGTTTTAAAACCTTTGTTGCAACCATAATGGCGATAGAGTTCGCTGCGTCGTGAAAACCGTTAATAAAATCAAAGATAAATGCTAAGACAATAACAAAATAAATAAATACTAAAGTGCTCGTCATAAAGCATTTTTTCCATTATCTAAATTTGATATTAAGTATACACGACGCAAATAGTATTGGCACGCTAACGGTGCGAATTCATTTTCATAAAGCAAGTCGTTTAGTAAGTTATATTGCATAGAGAGTTAGAGTTAAAACTTATTTGAAGTTGTTATTATAATAATCCACACAATCGCTTATCCTTAAAATTTCATATTCGACAATCGCGTTTCTTTACGCTAAATAGTTTACAATGTTATTGGTTAAATCGGCTGCGCTTATGATACCGCTTATTGAATTAGTTCAACAACTTGTTGCAAAACCCTCTGTAACACCCAATGACAAGGGCTGCCAGTCTCTATTATGTCAGCATTTAAAATGTTTAGACTTTGCGATTGAACACTTCCCTTTTGCAGAAGTCAATAATTTTTGGGCTAGACGCGGAAAAAAATCTCCTTTATTGGTGTTTGTTGGACACACGGATGTCGTTCCCGCAGGTCCTTTAGAAAAATGGGAAACTCCCCCTTTTATGCCGACTATTCGCAATGGCCAACTTTATGGACGTGGTAGTGCTGATATGAAAGGGAGCCTGGCTGCAATGTTAGTTGCTTGTAGAAAATTCATTCATGATTATCCTCATCATCATGGTTCAATTGCTTGGTTAATTACAAGTGATGAAGAAGGTCCTGGTATCCAGGGTATCGCGAAAGTCACTGAAGTACTTAAAAAAAGAAACGAAAAAATAGATTATTGCTTAGTGGGTGAACCTACTTGTGAAAAAAAATTAGGGGATACTTTAAAAATTGGCCGACGTGGTTCTTTATCCGCTCATTTAATAGTAAAAGGGAAACAAGCCCATATCGCTTATCCCCAATTATCTGAAAACCCTATTCATCAATTTAGTCCGCTTTTAGTTGAATTATTACGTACCGATTGGGACGACGGAATAAAACACCCTCATTTTCAACCCACTCGTTTACAATTCTCCAATATTCAGGGAGGCGTTGGTGTCAATAATGTAACCCCAGATTGTTTAGACGTTAAATTTAATTTTCGTTATTCTCCCGGAACCACTTCAATAAAATTAAAAAATACAGTAGAAAATATTTTAAAAAAATATCTTCTGAAATATCAAATCAATTGGGAAGAAGGTGGGTTTTCTTTCTTAAGCCCTTCAGGCCAATTACGGTTAGCCTGCCTTGATATTATTAAAAACATAACGGGCATAGTGCCTACAATTTCTACGACAGGCGGTACCTCTGACGGCCGTTTTATAGCCTCTATGGGAGCAGAAATTGTTGAATTTGGTCCTTGTAATCAGACGATCCACCAGATTAATGAATGTGTTTCCATTGAAGAACTCGAGAAACTATCAAAAATTTATGAGGAAATCTTAAAAAAAATTTTACTTCAATCAACTCAATAAATGAAACGCCAAAAAAAAGCAGCCTGGAAGCTGCTTTTACGATATTCCCATCTCTCGTTTATGTTATGAAAGAAAGTGTGATTGTGACAACCATGCCTTGTCAGGATAGTAAGCAAACAATAATGTACGGTTTTTAATCGAATGGATTAATGAATCGGCAACCGCTGGACTCACTGCAAAACAACCCCAACTTCGTCCTAAACGACCATGTTTATGTGCAAATTGCGCCGTAGCATAATTTGCTCTATGAATAACAATATCCCGTACTTCTGCTTTATCGTTAAATCCTTTTTCTAATCCTTTTAACTTTAATGAAGTACCGTGCTTACCCTGATAAACCGATTCAGTTAAAAACACACCGAGACTAGATTCTAAACTTCCTGATCTATCAGAGAACGACGTAGCATAATTTCCACCACTATTCTTTCCATGAGCAACATACTCATTAAAAAGCACTGAACGATTGTTCAGATCGAATACCCATAATCTTTTTTCTGTTGATGGCTTAGTGTAGTCAACAATTGTTAAAATCTGCTGTTTATCTAAACCTTCTTTTCTTGCTTTGTTATAAGCTTCCAAACCTAATTTTAATACTTTAGGGTTAAGTCCAGGAGCCTGCCCACTAAACTGCTGCAATTCAGTCTGCAGATTAACATCTTTGTTTAATGGGCTCGCATGAACAGTCATCACAAAAAGACCACTTGCTAACAGTAATAAACTTGTTATTTTCTTTAATATCACTATTATCCCCCTTCCTGTTTTTAATAGAAGAAGGCGTACTATAGCATATTTCGATCAATTTTTGAACGTATTTTGCCTTATTTTATAGGTAAAAAGCTTACATACTGTGCGTTTTTCAAACATTCAGAAACAAAACTTTCACGACTAAGGCAACCCAGCCTACCGCAAATAAAGCGATTACTTTCTTATTCATATAAATAAAAAGAGCCAAAAATGTTTATACCCATACGCTATGAAGAAATCACTTCACTTTTCGAGGTCTTCCGCGCTTACGAATGCCGGTTTTCATATTAAGTTGATGCTTTCCTCGATTTGTTAACATTCTTTTTGCTTTTCTTTTCATTCCTTTCGCTTTTGCAATTTCTAACGCCTTGAAGTTAGCTTCCATTTTTTTGTGTTCAATTTTAACAACTTTTTCTAATGCTTTTTGATAAGCCTCTTGTTCGGCAATTTTTAATTTCTCTTTAAAATTGGCTTTGAGCAAAGCAATCTTCGCACGCAACGCTTTTTGCGCCATGCGAGCATTCAGTGCCGCTTTACTACGCTGCATTTTTTTAGCTGCACTTAATGGAGGTCTACCTCGTTTCGTTTTTTTTTGCACTTTAATGGTTGTCATATGAATTCCTTAGATTCAATATTATAGTAAATAATCAGTATACCTACTTAAAACTAAGTGGTATAACCCCTAAATAGATTTTTATTATATCGATAAATGAGAGATAATTCAGCACTATTTATCATTATTAAAAAACTTACTATTTTTTAGGTTTAAATAAATTAAATTTATAATGTTCATGTTCTATAAAATAGATGGGGATTTTATTATCTTTTTTCAATTGGTTTATAATTTCTTTTTGGAGAACCCACATATAATTGTCGAGGTCTTGCGATACGTAATTTAGGATCAGACATCATTTCTTCCCATTGTGAAATCCAACCTACTGTACGGGCTAATGCAAAAATTACTGTAAACATATTAGTAGGAATCCCTAAAGCACTTAAGGTAATACCCGAATAGAAATCGACATTAGGATATAATTTTCTCTCAATAAAATAAGGATCTTCTAAAGCAATTTTTTCTAAAGTTAAAGCAAGCTTAAACAAAGGAACTTCTTTTTGATCCGTTTCTTCCAAAACGTCATGGCATGTTTTTTTCATTACCGCCGCACGAGGATCATAATTTTTATAAACACGATGTCCAAAACCCATTAAACGAAAAGAATCATTCGGATCCTTTGCTTTTTCGATGTAATGTTTAATCCGTGATATCTCTCTAATTTCATGTAACATATTTAAACACGCTTCGTTAGCGCCACCATGCGCACGTCCCCAAAGCGCGGCTATTCCTGCAGAAATACACGCATAAGGATTAGCACCCGTTGAACCTGCAAGTCTTACGGTAGAGGTCGATGCATTCTGTTCATGATCCGCATGCAGAATAAAAATTTTATCTAACGCACGCGCTAAGAGAGGATTCGGTGCACTCGCTTCAGTGGGGACACCAAACATCATATGCATAAAATTTTCGGTATAGCTTAAATGATTTAGTGGATACATAAAAGGTAACCCTGTTGCATACTTATAAGACATTGCTGCAAGTGTCGGCATCTTAGCAATTAATCTGAGAGCGGCTAATTCACGATGTGCTTTATTATGAATGTCTAACAAATCATGGTAAAAAGCAGAGAGCGCCCCAACAACACCTAACATAATGGCCATAGGATGGGCATCTCTGCGGAATCCATGAAAAAAATGACGTAATTGTTCATGAACCATCGTATGTTGGTTAATAGCGCCATTAAAGCTTATTTTTTGAGCTTGATTCGGTAATTCACCATGAAGTAATAAATAAGCCACTTCGATAAAATCCGATTTTTCCGCGAGCTGACAGATGGGATAGCCCCGATACAGTAAAATACCTTTCTCACCATCAATAAACGTGATTTTAGACGCGCAGGATGCAGTCGATAGGAATCCTGGATCATAGGTAAACCGATTCACTTTTGCTAATTGAGTGACATCGATAACTTCAGGTCCTAACGTTCCTTTACAAACAGGTAAGTGAATAGGAGGTACATCATTCACTGTTAAAATTGCAGTGGGAGAGGATACGTCTTTAGTCGTTACTTCCGCAGATTGAGTCATAATAGCCTCTGTGAATTTATAAATTTAACGTCCTACGCCAGTTAAACTAGCAATTGCCTAAAAAGCGGGGTGTATATAACAAAGATAAAATACCGATGTCAATTTCGGCAGCTTATAAGATTTTATCAAATTATTAGAAAGGTGCGCTAGAATTATGCTAGATTAACGATATTGTGCAAACTATTCAATATTTAACGATAACAAAAGACTATTCGGGTCAGCGGCTCGATAATTTTCTCATATCGCGTCTAAAAGGCCTTCCTAAAAGTCGACTTTATCGCATCATACGAAAAGGTGAGTTACGTATCTACAAAAAGAGAGTAAAACCAGATTATCGCTTACAAGAAGGTGATATCATTCGCGTTCCTCCTTTATCACTGAGTGGCCTTCCCACAAAAAAAAAGGTTTTGAATGAAAAACAAGCAAAATTTCTTGAAAAAACCATTATTTTTGAAGACAAGCATTTATTAGTCCTGAATAAACCGAGTGGTATGGCGGTTCATGGGGGGAGTGGTATAACGTTAGGTGTCATAGAGGCGTTTCGTCTGATACGGCCTCAATTAAAATTCTTAGAATTAGTCCATCGATTAGATCGTGAAACGTCAGGTTGCTTATTAATGGCTAAGAAACGGAGTATTTTAAAAGAGCTTCATGAATTATTACGTTTAAATGGCATTAAAAAAACATATATCGCGCTAGTCTCTGGTCATTGGCCTCCATCGTTACTGAGCGTTGCGGAACCTTTATACAAAAACCAACGACAATCAGGAGAACGCATGGTACGCGTTCAACCCGAAGGGAAGCGTTCCCTAACAAAATTTTCTATACAACAGTATTATTCTGATTCGACACTGGTTACTGCCACACCGATTACGGGCCGCACTCATCAAATTCGTGTTCATGCTCAATGTGTCAATCATCCCATCATTGGGGATGAAAAATACGGCAATAAAGAAATCAATAAAAAAATGCGTCAATTGGGCTGTAAACGACTTTTTTTACATGCGAGTGAACTGGTATTTACCTTACCATCACAAGAGAAAACCCTCACTTTGCAGGCTAAACTACCAGAAGATTTAAATCGATTGTTAAATCAGCTTCGTTCTCCTCATACTCATTAATTTGTTTTTTTTTGCCTGTTTTCTTTAAGCGCTGAAAAAATACGCTGACGAACGTCTTCAACATCTGCTTGCCCATGAATTGAAATATAGCAAGGGAAACCTTCCTCGCCTTTATTTTGCCATTCCTGATAATAGCAACGTAAAGGCTTCGTTTGTTGGTGGTAAATGCGTAAACGTTCGCGTATTATTGCTTCGGTATCATCGTGACGTTGAATGAGCTCCTCTCCAGTTATATCGTCTTTATTAGCTACTTTGGGGGGAGTATACACGAGATGATAAATACGTCCTGAAGCGGGATGAATACGACGGCCACTGAGCCGCTTTACGATTTCATCGTCGTCTACTTTAATTTCTATAACAAAATCGATAAAAATACGTTGTGCGCGTATCGCTTCGGCCTGACCTAATGTACGCGGAAATCCATCAAATAAAAAACCGTTGATACAATCACTTTGTTGAATACGCGATTCAACTAATTTAATAATGATCTCATCTGAAATTAATTGGCCTTGGTCCATTAATGTTTTAACCTGAAAGCCCAAAGAAGTGCGCTGATTGACTGCGAGACGTAACATATCGCCGGTCGAAATTTGAGGAATATGATAGTAACGCGTTAAAAATTTTGCCTGAGTCCCTTTTCCTGCCCCAGGTGGACCTAATAAAATAATTCTCATCTCTATTATTATCTCACGTTAAGTATCTAAGCACTATTCCATTAAAAATGGCAACAAAAACGAAATCCAGACTAGCCATCGGTCCAAAAATATGTTTTTATCCCCTAGGTTATCATTGTAAAATGGGCTTAAGTCATAAGGTTCTTTCTGTCCTCCAGCCTTAAAACTTTACATTACATCTATAAATAACCATGTCGGAATCAACCTATTTTAATACAAAAGAAGTCTACTATAAAAAAAGACACTTATGTCAGCGATTCTTAAAAATATATTTTGTCCACGTTCGTACGAGGTAAGAAATGATGACTTTTGCATATCATAACGGAAACTATAGGGAACCATTGAATGATTTATCGATAGATAAAGATGAACGATTCAAGATGTTTATCCTTTTTTAATCGACCTGATTTTATGAATACTTTCGTCTTTGATATTGAAACTGTTCCTGATACAAAAAACGGGCGAATTCTTTATCATTTAGAAAACGAACCTTGCGACCAAAAAGTCGCCGAAATAATGCATGCTAAACGGCAAGAAAAAACCGGAAATTCCGGCTTTCTTCCGTATCATTTACAACGTATTGTCTCTATTTCTGTTGCACTACGCACTCAAAATCAATTTAAAATAGGATCGTTGGGGAATCTTAATTCCGATGAAGCGACACTTATTGAGACATTTTTCAATTGTATTGAAAAATATTTACCGATCTTGATTTCATGGAATGGCGGTGGTTTCGATCTGCCCATCCTGCATTATCGCGCATTATTATATGGGATTAGTAGCCCCAGCTATTGGAATATAGGTAATGAAGATGCTCATTTTCGTTGGAATAATTATTTGAGCCGGTACCATTACAGGCATATGGATTTAATGGACATTTTAGCGGCGTATCAAAGCCGTGCAAGCGCACCGCTTCAAGATATTGCTATCCTGTTAGGATTGCCCGGGAAACTCGGCATGGATGGAAGCCAAGTATGGGATTATTTTTTAAATGGAAAATTAGAAGCCATTCGGAATTATTGCGAAACAGATGTACTCAATACCTATTTGATCTATCTCCGTTTTGAATTGATACGCGGAAATTATTCTCTCGAAACGTATCAAAAAGAATGTGCTTATATCTACGAAACCCTTGCTCAAGAAAGTAAACCTCATTTTAAACAATTTTTAAACGCATGGAACATCTAAAAAAATATTCTTATAAAGAGACGACGCCTATCTTTATTACAGGAATTTCTCACGAAGGTCGAGGAATTGCGCATATCAATGGAAAAATTACGTTCATTGAGAATGCCCTACCTGGAGAGCGCGTCTCAATCGTTTATACTAAAAAACGACGCGCTTATGACGAAGCAAGGGCGACTCAAATATTAAACGCGTCAACCGATAGAATTCAACCTCAATGCCCCCATTTCAATCAATGTGGTGGCTGTAACCTACAGCACTTAAATCACCAAGCGCAACTTCAACATAAAGAAAAAA
The DNA window shown above is from Rickettsiella grylli and carries:
- the dapE gene encoding succinyl-diaminopimelate desuccinylase is translated as MIPLIELVQQLVAKPSVTPNDKGCQSLLCQHLKCLDFAIEHFPFAEVNNFWARRGKKSPLLVFVGHTDVVPAGPLEKWETPPFMPTIRNGQLYGRGSADMKGSLAAMLVACRKFIHDYPHHHGSIAWLITSDEEGPGIQGIAKVTEVLKKRNEKIDYCLVGEPTCEKKLGDTLKIGRRGSLSAHLIVKGKQAHIAYPQLSENPIHQFSPLLVELLRTDWDDGIKHPHFQPTRLQFSNIQGGVGVNNVTPDCLDVKFNFRYSPGTTSIKLKNTVENILKKYLLKYQINWEEGGFSFLSPSGQLRLACLDIIKNITGIVPTISTTGGTSDGRFIASMGAEIVEFGPCNQTIHQINECVSIEELEKLSKIYEEILKKILLQSTQ
- the adk gene encoding adenylate kinase — translated: MEMRIILLGPPGAGKGTQAKFLTRYYHIPQISTGDMLRLAVNQRTSLGFQVKTLMDQGQLISDEIIIKLVESRIQQSDCINGFLFDGFPRTLGQAEAIRAQRIFIDFVIEIKVDDDEIVKRLSGRRIHPASGRIYHLVYTPPKVANKDDITGEELIQRHDDTEAIIRERLRIYHQQTKPLRCYYQEWQNKGEEGFPCYISIHGQADVEDVRQRIFSALKENRQKKTN
- a CDS encoding 3'-5' exonuclease, which produces MNTFVFDIETVPDTKNGRILYHLENEPCDQKVAEIMHAKRQEKTGNSGFLPYHLQRIVSISVALRTQNQFKIGSLGNLNSDEATLIETFFNCIEKYLPILISWNGGGFDLPILHYRALLYGISSPSYWNIGNEDAHFRWNNYLSRYHYRHMDLMDILAAYQSRASAPLQDIAILLGLPGKLGMDGSQVWDYFLNGKLEAIRNYCETDVLNTYLIYLRFELIRGNYSLETYQKECAYIYETLAQESKPHFKQFLNAWNI
- a CDS encoding murein L,D-transpeptidase catalytic domain family protein, with amino-acid sequence MILKKITSLLLLASGLFVMTVHASPLNKDVNLQTELQQFSGQAPGLNPKVLKLGLEAYNKARKEGLDKQQILTIVDYTKPSTEKRLWVFDLNNRSVLFNEYVAHGKNSGGNYATSFSDRSGSLESSLGVFLTESVYQGKHGTSLKLKGLEKGFNDKAEVRDIVIHRANYATAQFAHKHGRLGRSWGCFAVSPAVADSLIHSIKNRTLLFAYYPDKAWLSQSHFLS
- a CDS encoding inorganic phosphate transporter — protein: MTSTLVFIYFVIVLAFIFDFINGFHDAANSIAIMVATKVLKPLTAVLWAAFFNFIAFLFFHLNVATTVGSGLIEPHIISPFVLFAALMGAIIWNLLTWYFGLPSSSSHGLIGGLVGAALVEGGWHVLNWHGLLPVLIAIVLSPLLGLSISWLLIKLTHTFLKDIDSSKTQCWARRAQFIAGALLSLGHGGNDAQKTMGIIAVLLFSTGLLNGHFYIPFWVIISCNFVMGLGTLIGGWRIVNTLGNKITQLTPLSGGCAATGAALTLFAATDLGIPVSTTHTVTGAILGVGSTNGWLNTHWPTIRRIMWAWALTIPAAGLVASVVMILAIPLKFSLH
- the rluC gene encoding 23S rRNA pseudouridine(955/2504/2580) synthase RluC → MQTIQYLTITKDYSGQRLDNFLISRLKGLPKSRLYRIIRKGELRIYKKRVKPDYRLQEGDIIRVPPLSLSGLPTKKKVLNEKQAKFLEKTIIFEDKHLLVLNKPSGMAVHGGSGITLGVIEAFRLIRPQLKFLELVHRLDRETSGCLLMAKKRSILKELHELLRLNGIKKTYIALVSGHWPPSLLSVAEPLYKNQRQSGERMVRVQPEGKRSLTKFSIQQYYSDSTLVTATPITGRTHQIRVHAQCVNHPIIGDEKYGNKEINKKMRQLGCKRLFLHASELVFTLPSQEKTLTLQAKLPEDLNRLLNQLRSPHTH
- a CDS encoding DNA internalization-related competence protein ComEC/Rec2; this encodes MARFSLGFLIGVVGITQFSYLPSLKLTYILILMSVVLFLFPFFKHYFLSNWSLFFVACCLGFSWSLIIAHHSLSQQLPKKVEGKTLRATGRILTIPENYSGIMHFDFLIQRLETSVSIHYPIIARIKVYFYKNSKRLINLKKGDIWQFTVRLHRPRSFWSPGCFDYQAELFQQKIGATGYVVEKFPVRLIHSENKHYFIDNLHEKITTNVRKILKNYPLLGLINALTTGVRFSITEDQWQVMRGTGTNHLFAISGLHLAFITGIIYGLVRFICCRIPSVVLYIPAPKIASALTLLCAIFYSAIAGFALPTQRALFMLSVFLSAKIVGRHFTNGYSFFFTLLAILMIEPFVVLSASFWLSFFAVFLIFYSISNRLKSFNKWESWCRIQITLSLGLIPLSLLFFHQISWVSFFANLIAIPLIGFIILPLSLFGSLLSLISFRLGSISLILSEHLLEFLWKILRFCSEIPFTQYHSYLSMRWIFIASLIAVLLLLGPKGIPGRWLGFIWALPLFFFEAKGPQQGDVWIHLLDVGQGLASIVRTQHHVLIYDTGPRLTPSFDTGKLVVLPFLQTIGVKKVDLMIISHGDNDHSGGANIILHQIKVDKILSSIPEKLFLKIVGPEKTMDLCKENMHWEWDGINFDILYPPPNDVYEGNNSSCVLKISNHLHSILLVGDIEKKAEDYLVRTKQNKVFSTILVVPHHGSKTSSSITFLNQVQPAYALFSTGFHNRFHFPHQIVLNRYQRLGAKIYNTAAEGAITLKLNALNKKIEVETYYEKNHRFWWD
- the gltA gene encoding citrate synthase, which translates into the protein MTQSAEVTTKDVSSPTAILTVNDVPPIHLPVCKGTLGPEVIDVTQLAKVNRFTYDPGFLSTASCASKITFIDGEKGILLYRGYPICQLAEKSDFIEVAYLLLHGELPNQAQKISFNGAINQHTMVHEQLRHFFHGFRRDAHPMAIMLGVVGALSAFYHDLLDIHNKAHRELAALRLIAKMPTLAAMSYKYATGLPFMYPLNHLSYTENFMHMMFGVPTEASAPNPLLARALDKIFILHADHEQNASTSTVRLAGSTGANPYACISAGIAALWGRAHGGANEACLNMLHEIREISRIKHYIEKAKDPNDSFRLMGFGHRVYKNYDPRAAVMKKTCHDVLEETDQKEVPLFKLALTLEKIALEDPYFIERKLYPNVDFYSGITLSALGIPTNMFTVIFALARTVGWISQWEEMMSDPKLRIARPRQLYVGSPKRNYKPIEKR